A single Candidatus Hinthialibacter antarcticus DNA region contains:
- the purM gene encoding phosphoribosylformylglycinamidine cyclo-ligase, producing the protein MAEPSRYAQAGVDIDAGDRVKKRIIQLARDTFTPGVLHRDGAFGGLYSLANLNLKKPVLVSSVDGVGTKVKVATMCGDHSGIGADLVNHCIDDILTCGAQPLLFLDYYACHTLDDSVLVQVVEGMSAACKAAGVSLIGGETAQMSDVYAKDEYDLAGTIIGVVDEDDIIDGQSIKPGDVMFGLPSSGLHTNGYTLARKVLFDEAGLQVDDTPDGFTKSLGKTLIEPHRCYLPEFNAVKGSVKIKGIAHITGGGFEGNVPRVLPDGCAARVDASAWTPPAVFQLMQEKGAVSRDEMYKVFNMGIGLIFIVSPCDAVKLATKLPQGCKIGEIEPGDGVRMNFE; encoded by the coding sequence ATGGCTGAACCATCCCGTTACGCCCAGGCGGGCGTTGATATCGACGCTGGCGACCGCGTCAAAAAACGTATCATCCAACTCGCGCGCGACACTTTCACGCCTGGCGTACTCCATCGCGACGGCGCCTTCGGCGGCCTCTATTCGCTGGCGAACCTCAATCTCAAAAAGCCTGTGCTGGTGTCGAGCGTTGACGGCGTCGGCACCAAAGTCAAAGTCGCCACAATGTGCGGCGACCATAGCGGCATCGGCGCCGATTTAGTCAATCATTGCATTGACGATATCCTCACCTGCGGCGCCCAGCCGTTGTTGTTTCTCGATTATTACGCTTGCCACACGCTCGACGATTCGGTGCTGGTGCAAGTGGTCGAAGGCATGAGCGCAGCCTGCAAGGCGGCGGGCGTGTCGCTGATCGGCGGCGAGACCGCGCAGATGTCAGACGTGTATGCGAAAGATGAGTACGACCTCGCGGGAACCATCATCGGCGTGGTGGATGAAGACGACATCATCGACGGGCAATCAATAAAACCGGGCGATGTGATGTTCGGCTTGCCGTCGTCAGGACTGCACACCAACGGTTATACGCTGGCCCGCAAGGTGTTGTTTGATGAAGCCGGGCTACAAGTTGATGATACGCCGGACGGCTTCACCAAATCATTGGGCAAGACGCTGATCGAACCGCACCGCTGTTATCTGCCAGAATTCAACGCGGTGAAAGGTTCCGTCAAGATCAAAGGAATCGCCCATATTACGGGCGGCGGCTTTGAGGGCAACGTCCCCCGCGTATTGCCGGACGGCTGCGCCGCCCGCGTTGACGCCTCTGCATGGACGCCGCCTGCGGTGTTCCAACTCATGCAAGAGAAGGGCGCCGTCAGCCGCGACGAAATGTACAAAGTCTTCAATATGGGCATCGGCCTGATCTTCATCGTCTCGCCCTGCGATGCAGTCAAACTCGCGACGAAATTGCCGCAAGGGTGCAAGATCGGCGAGATCGAGCCGGGCGACGGCGTCCGAATGAACTTTGAATAA